The sequence below is a genomic window from Hyperolius riggenbachi isolate aHypRig1 chromosome 7, aHypRig1.pri, whole genome shotgun sequence.
GACACTGCCAGCACACACAAGGCCCCTGGGACAGTCGTCCCCGTCCTTTCCACCAGGACAACGACCCCCGCAGGCCACGGAGGACATAGAAGGCTAAAACGATTATATGGAGAGCCGCCCCTTTAATGAAGATAGGTGCAACTCACATTAGCAAGGAGCCTGTAGCCTAATTTCAATTATGGTCCACGATCAAACACAAAGGACTACTGTCTCAATACACATACAAAATCTTGTTTAATTAGAAGCCTTAGCTACATGAATTTCGCACAACATGTTAAAAAAACCCCACAACTTAAAAACAAGTGTACCTGGCCAGGATATGCGCGCTTAACTCTAAATGGGACCAGATCAGGTTTTATGCATGGTGTAGTCGCCCAGCCGTAGCCTCATGCAAAAAACGCCCAGCTACCTCGATCTATTGGTCCTCAGCCACCACCAGATCACCACACACACTGTGAAATACTTCTATTTCTGGCTTCCCATAGCTGGTTTGGTTAGTAGCTGCACCATATGAGGCCTTCCAATTCCACTACAATTATAGCATGACAGTCAGCGTTGCAATCAGTCCCGGCAAAGGCATACGCAGACAGGGGGTCACAACTAGCAATTGAGCCTCCACAACATGGCGTTATCGTTTGGCTGGCAGCCTAAGATACTTGCGCACAGTAGTTGGTGAGCTCCAGCTCACAGGGCCCTTCCGTTGTCCGCAGTGCGCTGGATGTTTTCAGCTGTCTCCGCTGCTGTGCTGTGTATGATTCTCTTCTACTGAGGCCTCAGCGCAGCTTCCTTTCACCTCCTTTGCTAGGAGCCGGATCGGCGTGTGTTGGTGTTCACACGTGGGGACACCGCGCGAGCACTCCTGCGGTAGCCACGCCCACCGACGcttttcgccccgcccacggggctttctcaaggtgttgagaaagccccgtgggcggggcgaaacgcgtcggtgggcgtggCTACCGCAGGAGTGCTCGCGCGGTGTCCCCACGTGTGAACACCAACACACGCCGATCCGGCTCCTAGCAAAGGAGGTGAAAGGAAGCTGCGCTGAGGCCTCAGTAGAAGAGAATCATACACAGCACAGCAGCGGAGACAGCTGAAAACATCCAGTGCACTGCGGACAACGGAAGGGCCCTGTGAGCTGGAGCTCACCAACTACTGTGCGCAAGTATCTTAGGCTGCCAGCCAAACGATAACGCCATGTTGTGGAGGCTCAATTGCTAGTTGTGACCCCCTGTCTGCGTATGCCTTTGCCGGGACTGATTGCAACGCTGACTGTCATGCTATAATTGTAGTGGAATTGGAAGGCCTCATATGGTGCAGCTACTAACCAAACCAGCTATGGGAAGCCAGAAATAGAAGTATTTCACAGTGTGTGTGGTGATCTGGTGGTGGCTGAGGACCAATAGATCGAGGTAGCTGGGCGTTTTTTGCATGAGGCTACGGCTGGGCGACTACACCATGCATAAAACCTGATCTGGTCCCATTTAGAGTTAAGCGCGCTTATCCTGGCCAGGTACACTTGTTTTTaagttgtgggttttttttaacatgttGTGCGAAATTCATGTAGCTAAGGCTTCTAATTAAACAAGATTTTGTATGTGTATTGAGACAGTAGTCCTTTGTGTTTGATCGTGGAGGACATAGAAGGCGGCGCCCCAGGGTTCCAGGAATAGGGCTTTGCCCTCATTTGATATGCTTGCATGCATCTACTGTCTAGTAAGTGCATCTGTTATTTGCGCATTTTAACCTAATAAATCtgtttttacactatggagcgctcctctgcTTTTCTATTTTTTCTCTTCTTACACACATGCCTGACCATCTGGCCCTTCTTACTCATCTGTCTGATCATTTGCCCCTTCTTTCACACCTGCCTGACCAACCGGTGCTTATTACACCTGCCTGATAATCTGGGCCTATTTACCCACCTACCTGACCATCTGGCCCTTCTTCCTTCACCTGCCTGACCATCTGACCCTTCTTATACACCTACCTCCTACCCACCTGCCTGACCAACTGACGTATCTTACACAACAACTATCTGACCATCTAGCCCTTTTTACATATCTGTCTGGTAATCTGGCGCTTCCTATTCACCTGCCAGACCATCTGGTCCTTCTTACACACCTGCCCAATAATCCGGCCCTTCCTATACACCTGCCTGACCAGCTGGCCCTTTTTACACACCTGCCTAATAATCCAGGCCTTCCTACCCACCTGACTGACCATCTGGACCTTCTTATGCTCCTGACTGATATTCCGGCCCTTCCTATACACCTGCCTGACCATCTGGCCCTTTTTACACACCTTTCTGATAATCCAGCTCTTTCAACATACCTGCCTGAACATCTGGCCCTTCCCACTTACCTTTCTGATcacctggctcttcctactcctAAAGTAGAGAACTGGGGGTGTGGCCAGCTGTTGGCGGACTAAAAAGTTAATCAACGCTCGGAAAGCCTAACAAACCGCTCTTATCAGCTCCATATCCTCACTAAACTGCACCAATGGGGAAAAATAAGAACAAAGGTTCTGCAGAGGACTCTGGGGAACCTCAAAACACCCCAATTTAGAAATATCTTTGTCCCCTGACATCCAGAGCAGGAGAAGACTCTGGCAGCAGCATGGCAGAACCAGGCCCAGCCACGCGACTGTTCAGCACTCCTAAAGTGACTGCACCCCACCAACAAACTCCGGCGCATAGCTCACCAACAAACTAGGATGGGGCAGAATCCTATATTGAAGTAGAGATGCAGGAATACATGAAAACCCTACCCACGAAGGAGGACTTAGAGCGATGCATTttccacatagaaaatacataccGCACGGAGATGGCCGGCCTGAATAAAGACATAGCTCAGATCGGGAACAATATGGAAGTCCTGGAGCGCAATCACAACACTCTCCATGCCACTGTGGACTCTCATCAAGCCACTATCGATCACCACTCAACACAGATcacagaattattttatttcttgGATGATATAGAAAATAGAAACAGGTGAAACAATATCAGAATTTGGGGCCTGCCGAAGGCAACAAGAACAGAAGAACAGAAGACCTCCTCCCAACCATCACCGACGTGTTCAATACACTACTTAACAAACCTCAGGGTTGCTGCCCCCACACTCTTCCTCCCAATATACCTAGAGATGTGCTATGTCGTGTCCACTTCTTCCGTGTTAAAGAAGAGATCATGCGTGCAACCAGAGAACAGGGAGAAGTGGATTTTGATGGCACCAAACTCCTTATTATGTCTGATCTCTCTAGTCACACTCTACAGATGAGAAGAGCTCTCAAGCCCCTGCTACAAATACTGCGAGATAGGGAGATCCAGTACAGATGGGGCTATCCTTTCAATCTACGAGCACAACACAATGGCAAGTCAGCAATGTTCCATCAACCCTCCAATCTCCCATCATTCCTGGAATGATTTAAACCTGCCTCCGGTGGAGATAGAAAGCTGGCCGTTTTCTTTCCTTCCTCCTCCGCAAGCTTCTCCGAAGCCACAGTGAGACCGCTGGATTACAGTCTCCAGATCCCAACGCACCTCTACGGCCTAGGATCCACTATGCATAAAGGCCTACAACCCGGTTCACGCTTTAACGGTTTGACTGCACTGAACGGTTTGACTGCACAGTCAAACTGTGACTTTGACTGCAGTCACAGTGTTTTTTCATGGAACTCTTCTAAAGTAAGTACGATTTTACCCCTGCACAATCTCATTTTTATCCCGCTCGTCATTATTAGAAGAGGTCCCCCCTTTTACCAACCACCATTATGCTTCAAACTTTCATTCCCGCCACATCTCCACGAGGAGAAACTCCCTCCATTATCCCTCTCTGTCCGCTCCACGCACCACACCATAAGTCCCAAGAAGTGGTCCAAAACCTAAAGTAGAGAACTGAGAGAGTGCCTTTGGCTTGCTTTCTTTGTGGTTATAACGGGCCTGTCAATTTATGCATAAAGAACATACTGGATCAAGTGCACCAGAAGAAGTATATTTAACAAGCATCACAGGCTGATTTTTACAGTGCCCCTCTTGTGTAATTGAGGTTTACATCTCGCTGCAAAGCCCCAGTCTGTGCATCATTTCTCCTTTctatttatataaaatattatTATAGTTAGCTGTTCTCTTTTGCACATAACAAATGGGATAAATATATTATGCATGTGTATTTTGTTGTGTTTTATTAGGTTGCTCATCGCCTACCCCTGGACTCAgaggtatttcagcagcttcggaAATCTCTCCAGTGCTTCTGCTATTTCTGGTAATTCCAAGGTCCATGCCCATGGCAAGAAGGTGATTGGTGCCATTGACAAAGCCGTTCATCATCTGGATGATGTGAAGCACACCCTGGCTGCCCTCAGCAAGCAGCATGCTGAGGAGCTCAATGTAGATCCCGAGAACTTCAAGGTACAAAATCTTAACATACACATCAGTTATCCAAGATTCTGCAGGTATTTCTCTTTCCATCATGTTAGTGAGATCAGAAGCGAGGtcagggaagc
It includes:
- the LOC137526121 gene encoding hemoglobin larval subunit beta-1-like — translated: MASQQCSINPPISHHSWNDLNLPPVEIESWPFSFLPPPQASPKPQLLIAYPWTQRYFSSFGNLSSASAISGNSKVHAHGKKVIGAIDKAVHHLDDVKHTLAALSKQHAEELNVDPENFKRFVDVLIVVLASKLGAAFTLQSTGLKIFCI